From one Chlamydiifrater phoenicopteri genomic stretch:
- a CDS encoding alpha/beta hydrolase family protein, which translates to MMFSSWLSLLISALIVVPSFTFGESRASLPGVPADLITINPLPEEVAHYEKRYPFSLESGQKTLIGVYHKPLTTPPPAGFPAVILFHGFRGSKIGHGSSYIRVATSLSKRGIAVFRVDLAGCGDSEGLPEAVPLTEYMQNCEDIVNKIAEHPDIDINRMGLAGFSYGCHLALAIAKKYDQKLINVKAISIWAPIADGTLLFKELLDKVRVDNPGNSNNNNLDQLVSLCKEFGFLSFPLILMEGDIGILCSIHDYILINHLKPSTKILHLQGEKDLIISDQQRRIFIYGSPKNVSFVHFPETGHGFGGSPHEKAITETIASHFEESL; encoded by the coding sequence ATGATGTTTTCTAGCTGGCTCTCTCTACTAATCTCAGCTTTAATAGTAGTGCCTAGCTTCACGTTTGGAGAATCCCGCGCCAGCCTCCCAGGAGTACCTGCCGACCTTATCACAATAAATCCCCTTCCAGAAGAAGTCGCTCATTACGAAAAACGATACCCCTTCTCCTTAGAGAGCGGCCAAAAGACTTTGATAGGAGTGTATCACAAACCCCTAACAACACCACCGCCCGCGGGGTTCCCTGCGGTTATCTTGTTTCATGGTTTTCGTGGATCAAAAATTGGACACGGCAGCTCCTACATTCGTGTAGCCACAAGCTTATCTAAACGAGGTATTGCCGTGTTTAGGGTGGATCTTGCTGGCTGCGGAGACAGCGAGGGTCTTCCAGAAGCTGTCCCTCTGACGGAATACATGCAAAATTGTGAGGATATCGTAAATAAAATAGCCGAACATCCAGACATTGATATTAACCGAATGGGGCTTGCAGGCTTTTCTTACGGATGCCATCTAGCATTAGCAATCGCAAAAAAATACGACCAAAAGCTAATTAACGTAAAAGCTATCTCTATATGGGCTCCCATAGCAGATGGCACACTACTATTCAAAGAACTACTAGACAAAGTAAGAGTCGATAACCCAGGAAATAGTAACAACAATAACCTTGATCAATTAGTGTCCCTTTGCAAAGAGTTCGGGTTCCTCTCTTTTCCTCTTATTCTTATGGAGGGAGACATAGGCATTCTATGCTCTATCCATGATTATATCTTAATCAATCACCTGAAACCCTCGACCAAAATACTACATCTTCAAGGAGAGAAAGATCTAATTATATCCGATCAACAAAGGAGGATATTTATATATGGCTCTCCCAAGAATGTTTCTTTTGTTCATTTCCCCGAAACGGGACACGGCTTTGGCGGCTCTCCTCATGAAAAGGCCATTACTGAAACGATAGCCTCTCACTTTGAAGAATCCTTGTAA
- a CDS encoding FAD-dependent monooxygenase yields MTEVLIIGANPTGLILASHLVSRGFSVRVIDHREDSEGPIGSSEVSDIPVILSCSSLELLSGMDLLENFALHGHKLLGAQYNWNQKTIAFKFNLPSQSATPYSLSTTYKTLEKFLIAKFIKLGGVIDWNMRPVTLVDNNIFIEKISTSSNFENREILSPKWILACEADDNRSVRELVKAGGKFRKTTRENCTVLCKESDHLSDDYVHVLPANGSFLNFAFYNPQLESRVLWLSGMSTPPPKLCRKILFTNNLVVQSEGSSTKTTHFSLPEHHHNILFVGNSSNNFSLSYLCGINSNIHAACNLAWKLHLVLCKESPQTLLTSKEVKESCMFPVVGKYMQKKSHRIPFYGSLSSTVVYWFLKSYSKVSSSNKDYYQPHQALRYTNSAIIKNSNKEKNTSELRPGSRAIDVKMPDGSFLLDPIKGSKHLLIFFKDRPELTKAIKEEYGDWIEVSVAKDPKVFSAYNASAETLFVVRPDRYIGYCTHSFKLQELISYLLRIFVKSPV; encoded by the coding sequence ATGACTGAAGTATTGATCATCGGAGCTAACCCGACAGGTTTAATTCTAGCTTCCCACTTAGTTTCCAGAGGATTTTCGGTGAGAGTCATTGACCACCGCGAAGACTCGGAAGGTCCCATAGGTAGTTCTGAGGTTTCAGATATACCCGTTATCCTTTCTTGCTCCTCCCTGGAGCTCCTATCAGGAATGGATCTTCTTGAAAACTTTGCTCTGCATGGGCATAAACTATTGGGCGCCCAGTATAACTGGAACCAAAAAACCATTGCTTTCAAATTTAATTTGCCCTCCCAATCTGCCACCCCCTACTCTTTGTCAACAACCTATAAAACTTTAGAAAAATTTTTAATTGCTAAATTTATAAAACTCGGTGGTGTTATTGATTGGAACATGCGCCCCGTAACACTTGTCGATAACAATATTTTTATTGAAAAGATTTCTACCTCCAGCAACTTTGAAAATAGGGAAATTCTTTCCCCTAAATGGATACTAGCTTGCGAAGCCGACGACAATCGGAGTGTCAGAGAACTTGTAAAAGCCGGCGGAAAATTTCGAAAAACTACTCGGGAAAATTGTACTGTCCTTTGTAAAGAAAGTGACCATTTAAGCGATGATTATGTGCATGTCCTCCCTGCTAATGGGAGCTTCCTGAACTTCGCTTTCTATAACCCTCAATTAGAAAGTCGAGTTCTTTGGTTGTCCGGAATGTCTACCCCCCCGCCCAAGCTATGCAGGAAAATATTATTCACTAATAACTTAGTTGTCCAATCAGAAGGGTCCTCTACGAAAACAACCCATTTTTCTCTTCCAGAGCATCATCATAACATCCTGTTCGTAGGGAACTCATCTAATAATTTCTCCTTGTCATATCTCTGCGGCATCAACAGCAATATCCACGCCGCTTGCAACCTAGCCTGGAAGCTCCACCTGGTTCTTTGCAAAGAATCTCCCCAAACCCTGCTGACCTCAAAAGAAGTCAAGGAAAGCTGCATGTTCCCTGTTGTTGGCAAATACATGCAGAAGAAATCTCACAGAATCCCTTTTTACGGCTCCCTTTCTTCAACCGTTGTTTATTGGTTTTTAAAAAGTTACTCTAAAGTATCGTCAAGTAATAAAGACTACTATCAACCCCATCAAGCCCTTCGGTACACAAACAGCGCCATTATCAAGAACTCGAACAAAGAAAAAAATACTTCTGAGTTACGACCAGGAAGTAGGGCCATTGACGTAAAAATGCCTGACGGATCCTTTCTTCTAGACCCTATTAAAGGTTCCAAACACTTGTTAATCTTCTTTAAAGACAGACCCGAGCTAACAAAAGCCATTAAGGAAGAGTACGGCGATTGGATAGAAGTCTCCGTTGCTAAAGACCCTAAAGTCTTCTCCGCATACAATGCTTCAGCGGAAACATTGTTTGTTGTTCGCCCCGACCGCTACATAGGATACTGTACCCACTCTTTTAAACTTCAAGAGCTAATATCTTATCTTCTACGTATCTTCGTAAAGTCACCCGTTTAA